The Caenorhabditis elegans chromosome I genome includes the window ttatttttaaatttaaaaaactatcaaatttcTTCGTAATTGAAAACGGCTGACGGTATACCGATCTTATATCGCGACCTCCCTCCTTATCAAACGCCAAGTTTCACAAGCAACTTGCCATTtgtcttttaaaaatcactttgCCTTCTTTCTTATCTTTTccatagaaattttttttgcggagcagattattctaaaaatcaatcaatttctAGCATTTCGCtcctattcatttttcttgtgaCCGGAAGTTAATTCAATTTCTATTTAGAATCAATCAAAAACCTTGTGTTTGTTACGCAATGCTCTTTTCTGAATTTCGTTGTTTGTTCcccataaaaataaaagttctaAACACCATCAAAACACCGGTGTTCGTGTTTTTCGGTcgctttttttcgatttttgaactgTGTCTGTTGCCGCCTCCTTCTAGGGACGAACGGAAAACAACTGACTCTCTGACATCATCACAGGATATCTTTAAGAAGCTGCTTccctctttttctttttcttgtgTGTGCgttattctagaaaattcaaaaagtttgtgtGACGTCGTTCCTCGTGACACTCTTCTTATCATTTAGAACTGCTTGCTCTATACAGTTTTCTGATTACAAGTCATCTCTTTCTTTGTCTACTTTCCTAATTCTGACAGGCATTATTAGCATTTTCTATAGAAAGAACATCACATAACGATGGTTACGTGGAAGTTTAAAGGtatttcaacagaaaatcgataaatgttgaatttttccacgcatcaaaatcaataaaataaaattatattgtgTCGGTTATCTTACGTTTCGTATTCTCTTCCTCCTAATTTCTCCATTAACACCATCAATCAAtccaatcaataatttttccaaatagaaTCCGTGCCCCGTCGTGCTCGGATTTGAACTCGATACCTTGCGTGTGAACTACTAACACAAATCGTCTTGTTCCGTGCACTCCAAGGGAGAGAGTGTGCATGGAAGCTTGCCCGAACTGTCCCCAATTCGTCCAAGATTCCCTCCGCCGAGGAATCTAACGAGTCTTCCATACCGCCCTTAAGTGGcgctgtgagtttttttttgtaatatttgaattctcagaaaataGTTGTTTTATTACAGGTAGTCGATCAGATCTCTAAGATCTACGCGGAGCCTCAACTTCGCGCCAGTCAAATCCAACTCGACAAGAACGCCGAGCCACCTTGGGATCCAGATCCGAAAGCCTGAGGTTAATACAGTGAATTTTCTTATGTGCTTCTACGAGTTTACATAAGTGCAAAACGGTGTTGTCACGCTCGTcgaattaatttaaaatatttggtgtGCGCGCCTTTAAGATTAATGTAcagatttttctttcaaatctcagccgatttttctagtgtattttatagtttttgtgttatttatttatttaactgAAATAGATAGTTATTTGCACACAAAATCTTAACAGtaatcttaaaggcgcatacatCAAATATTCTAGATTTCGCGCACGTGCCGAGACCATGTTGCTATCGTGTACCTTAAACTCGTAGAAGTAGACATTtgaccaaaaatgtttctaaaaatgatttaacaaatttcagaCGTCAACTCTGTTCTTCAATCGCTTCCCGTTCTGCCGACTGACCGACTCTCTCTCTTCACATCTATAaccttttcttcattttctattcaatCGCCCAGTAGCGTGCGTACGAGCCGGTAATCAATAGACCGCCTCGTTTCGCCCGTTTTCCTGGTCTTCCgtcaattatcaaaatttcgacGGTGACCTCATCTCATTCCTCGTCTCCAGCCCGTCTCTGTCCTCCGGACGACGTCTCGTGGATCTCGCGTGAAGAGCTCGCATCGCGTGTTTCCAACAACCGTCACATCCCGCCATAACTTGGCACATTCAATTTCCCCATTAAACAACAAATCGATATAAAATGTGagtttaattaattatttttttcaagaatataGCTgttaatataaatattttttcagaactgaTGGTGAGACACCGCCTTCCTTCGTCTACCTACTACACTCCGGCTGGCGAGCCGGAATGGTCTCGTGAGATGTTCGGTGAGCAATCGATTGCCGTTCTCTCTGGAGCCTACCGTAATCCAATCGAAATGGCTCGCCACGTCGCCGCTCGTTGTGGTTCCTATCAACCATTTTTTGTGATGGATGTCGCTGCCATCGAACGACGTCTTGAAGCACTTCGTGTGATGCTTCCAAGAGTTCGTCCCAACTATGCAGTCGCTTGTAATGCTGATCCAGTGTTGGCTAGAGTTCTCTCGAACAACATCGATGTCAACTTTGAAGTGTCGAATACTGCAGAACTCGAGTTAGTCAGCATGAATGTCGAACCATCGAGAGCAGTTTTCTGCTCACAACTGATGACTCGTAAAGCTATCAAAAATGCTGTTTTGGCTGGATGCTCCACTTTTGTTGTAGAAAGCGAGAAACAAGTTACCGATGTGATGAATGCATCACCAGAAGCTGAAATCATCCTAGCTGTCTGTCTTCCATACTCGACTGGAGAAGTTCCATTCGGATGCTCAGTTGATGAGATTGAGGAGATTCTAGATATGGCTCATCTTCTTGGTGCAAATGTTACCGGAATCTAGtaagttaaactttttttaaaatttccaaatcatATCTTAACAAAAGTACATATTTTCAGTCTCGAACTTGGACTTCGTGCCACCCTGGAGGACTACATCACATCAGTTCACGATGCTCGCTCGATCTTCGAAACTGCTGATCAAAAGTTCCTGACACTCCGTCGTGTCTGCTTTGGGAATCTCTCTGTTCCAACTGGAGCCGATGGAGCTGTGAATAATGAATTCATGTCATTTTGCAACTCTCTCAACAATGTCATTGATGACCTATTTGAATCTAATATTGATTTCTCTGCAAGCATCGGACGTTTCCTTGTGACAAATGCATTCACATTGTGCACAAATGTTATTGGAAAACGTGCAATGGACGCCAAATTTATTACAAACGATGATTTCGATGATGGAGTTGGATTTGTATATCAAACCAATGATGGTGTATATGGATCATTTGGATGCAAGCAAATGGATATTAAACCATTGTGTAAACCATTGGATGTTGAGAATGACTCTGAAGAGCAACTACATTTCGGAACGATTCTCGGCCCAACTTTGGATGGAACCGATGTTGCTCAAAGACTCATGAAAAGCCGTCAATTGCGTGTCGGCGAGTGGCTCGTTTGGGAACAAATGGGCGCTTTCACAATTCCTGTTGACAGTGAGCATTCGGTGCCGCCTGTGTATTACTATTCTGGAAAAGAATGCTGGTGAGAACTTTTGAACcttgagattttgaaattaaatttgaattattccaGGCAAAAACTAATCCACAAAGATGAACAACGCCGTTCTCCATCGCCAAGTGTCAGTGACAACGAAGATATTGGAAGTGATGGTGAAGGTGGCTACGCATCTTCATGTGAGGATTCGGAGGCGGAGATGGCTTTGGAGCCATTGATCGAGGATTTGAACGAATTCTTTTGATTGTTCCTAAGACTCCCCTGCTCATCCTGGAGACacaaataatattcaaatattccccatttatatttcaaaaactttctaggtcatttttcttcttttaattCCTATTTTCTATTTCTCGAAACCTGTCCGTGATCCAATCTGtctttttcaaactaaaaaatcttgattccaatttttttctctcgatttctctttttttgctctttcgGATTGTGTTATATTCCtgatttcctgaattttttcctgaaatttcataTGTTTCCTGAccacgaaatttgaatttgaattcgaattcctttgaaaaaagaaataaaggtCGAAGAAgttaaaatagtttattttatttactcaaaaaaaaaagaaacatttagGAACTGCTtgctctttttgaattttttgccgcCATCAGCTCCCTCTCCATACTTTGGATTCGTAAACGGAGATCCTGGATTGTCTTTCCATCGGTTTCAATCTTCTCTCGACACTTGTTCAACTCATTCGCCTGATCCTTCAGGAATTCATTTTCAGCCTTCAATTCTTCATTTATATCGGATTTAGTCGTCTCAACGGGCGGCTCATCGACACTTGGCTCACGAAGAACTGCTTCAATTTGAGCCGCCGAATAACTTTTGACTAGAATTGATGGAGGATCACatgaaattgaatgaattgTCTGAACAACTGCATTTCGTTTGGTTCCGTCGATTTCTGGTTTTTGAGAGATTTCGAGTTTTGGCTCGTCGGATTCCGAGTCGACGTGGTACAGTTGTTCCGCTAGAAATCTCTtttcttcctgaaaaaatgtttaaaatttaaaatttagcaaTGGGTCCAGGCACGAATGAAATGTTCCAACTACCGTACCCGCAGCAGTTATTCTAGCAATTTTCGCTGAATTTCCCATTAAAACTATTAAACGCGATGGTACGGTTGCTGTAAAGTTCGTATTTATAGTACCAGGACCTAATTGTATTATGGAAACTATTATGGGAACACCGAATTCCGAAAAtacgtattgcgcaacatatttgacgcgcaaaatatcttgtagcgaaaactacagtaattctttaaaatacTACTGGCCCGATTTTgcgttgtttttttctcatttattggtgaaaatttttagaatagcatcgaattgaaaaaaagcacGAAAAAGTACACGAAAATCtgtgctacagtagtcatttaatggattactgtagttttcgctacgagatattttgcgcgtcagatatgttgcacaatacgcattctcagaattttgtgttcgcGTAATATATGAATTGCGCAATAACATgcaagagaaaaaagaagaaaaacctACGAGGAGAAGATCATAATTGAGTCGTAATGTTTCAGCTTCTTCACGAGCACGATTCCTCTCGTCTCGAACagcactgaaaattaaaatttccaatttcttttaACAATTATCTTTAAACAAAACGTTTTTAGGGATTCCATAGGAGTTTCAGAACGTCCCACAGAACGAAGATTTCTACGTGGACTTGATAAACTAAGCAATTTATCTACAACTTTTCAccccaaaattttctgaaattttccgaaatgagttcaactctccactgcgggaaaatttttttacaaattttttccacccaaaaaaaagggaaacgaaaaaaaaagtttctaactCATTTTATGagggtggccgagtttttttagttttcgcACCCATAAGAGGAGAGAGAAATAATAGGCGCCCCCGTACCGTCTAACTTACCTCCATCGATTCCTCCAGTCTGCTGTACAACTAGACCACCATCTCATGGTTTTCTCCATTTGTGCAGCGCGATCTCTtgcctgaaattgaaattgttctaGTCACATATTTGAACTGACAAATTCGTACCTCTTTCAGTTCACCTAACCTAATTCGTTCACAAATGTCCCAGTCTGTGTGTTGGCACCGTCGGACAGCCCATGTACGGAGAAAGTGCATATCggtgtctgaaaataattgaggATTCAGGTAAAGTtatttgaatggaaaaaagtgcatgcgcctttaaagatatTTAAGTATACAGGActgtcattttttgttggtattttggaaaaaaacatagtttgggcaaacgatttttttttccggaaaaccggcaatccggcaaattgccggaattgaaatttccggcaaatcggcaaattaccgtaattgaaatttccagccaatcggcaaattgtcggaattgaaatttccagcaaatcggcaaattgtcggaattgaaatttccggcaaatcgacaaattgccggaattggagtttccggcaaatcggtaaattgccggaattgaaatttccggcaaatcggcaatccggcaaattgccggaattgaaatttccagaaaatcggcaaattgccggaattgaaatttcatgcaaatcggcaaattgtgggaattgaaatttccggcaaatcgacaaattgccggaattggagtttccggcaaatcggtaaattgccggaattgaaatttccggcaaatcggcaatccggcaaattgccggaattgaaatttccagaaaatcggcaaattgccggaattgaaatttcatgcaaatcggcaaattgtgggaatttaaatttccagcaattgggcaaagtgccggaatttaaatttccagcaaatcggcaaattgccggaattgaaatttcatgcaaatcggcaaattgtgggaatttaaatttccagcaattgggcaaattgccggaattgaaatttccagaaaatcggcaaattgccggaattgaaatttcatgcaaatcggcaaattgtgggaatttaaatttccagcaattgggcaaagtgccggaatttaaatttccagcaaatcggcaaattgccggaattgaaatttccagcaaatcggcaaattgccggaattgaaatttccagaaaatcggcaaattgccggaatttaaatttccagcaaatcggcaaattgccggaattgaaatttccagcaaatcggcaaattgccggaatttaaatttccagaaaatcggcaaattgccggaattgaaatttccggcaaatcgacaaatttccggaattggagtttccggcaaatcggccatCCGGCacgttgccggaattgaaatttccagcaaatcggcaaaccggcaaattgccggaattgaaatttctgacaaatcggcaaactgccggaattgagatttttggcaaatcggcaaattgccggaattgaaatttccggcaaatcggcaaatcggcaaattgccagaatttaaatttccggtaaatgggcaattcgacaaattgccgatgtGCCGAAATTGTCGGAAAAACGACAATTACCGATAAATTTCGGCGAATTGTGGGTTcgtacatttatttttttgaaatttcagaactttaaTTTCAATCTGCGAATTTCAACCcgtgaatgttcctacatctaagcaaattctatgaaaatatctaaagaaaacggcaaaaaaatttccaaaaggcATAGTGTTTCCGTCCTATGAAAAAAACCCTCtcaacatttccggcaaatctgcggcaaatcggcaaattgccgaaactgaaaatttccagcgaatcggcaaaaccggcaattgtcgaTGTGCCGATTTTGCTGGGAAAAAAATGTGCCGCAATTCCCGCCCACTGTTGATTCCGATTTTATTTGCTAGtggaaaaatggataaaattaaatttagaaaatgtatgaaatttagaaatcaaGTTTCGATTTTAGTTTGTCTTGATTGTGAAACACAAAACgggcaaatttattttaatttcgagagaataattcgaaataaatggatttttttgcagattgtATTAACTAGATacatatcaattttttactccaaaaaattaaaatttaaaactaaccATTATTATCGATATATCTATTCCCAATGGAAGCAATGGAGTCGGCCATTTGGAAGATTTGTTCTCGAGCCGAAATGTGTATAATAGAGAGGAGCAAGAGTAGTGACCGGTTTGAAAGGAAGAGTGTCAGCTGTTATAAGAGATGTGTAATAGGATCAGTCGTTTAGAGTTTCGCAGACGAGAAAAGACACCTTTGAAGTGAAAACGTCATTTGGAaaaaggctgaaaattttcttccgGTGAACTTGTTGTCTGG containing:
- the azin-1 gene encoding BRCA1 (Confirmed by transcript evidence), with product VTSSHSSSPARLCPPDDVSWISREELASRVSNNRHIPP
- the azin-1 gene encoding AntiZyme INhibitor (Confirmed by transcript evidence;~Product from WormBase gene class azin), yielding MFRALQGRECAWKLARTVPNSSKIPSAEESNESSIPPLSGAVVDQISKIYAEPQLRASQIQLDKNAEPPWDPDPKA
- the F53F10.1 gene encoding Coiled-coil domain-containing protein 102A (Confirmed by transcript evidence) encodes the protein MADSIASIGNRYIDNNDTDMHFLRTWAVRRCQHTDWDICERIRLGELKEARDRAAQMEKTMRWWSSCTADWRNRWSAVRDERNRAREEAETLRLNYDLLLEEKRFLAEQLYHVDSESDEPKLEISQKPEIDGTKRNAVVQTIHSISCDPPSILVKSYSAAQIEAVLREPSVDEPPVETTKSDINEELKAENEFLKDQANELNKCREKIETDGKTIQDLRLRIQSMERELMAAKNSKRASSS
- the azin-1 gene encoding Antizyme inhibitor 1 (Confirmed by transcript evidence); this encodes MVRHRLPSSTYYTPAGEPEWSREMFGEQSIAVLSGAYRNPIEMARHVAARCGSYQPFFVMDVAAIERRLEALRVMLPRVRPNYAVACNADPVLARVLSNNIDVNFEVSNTAELELVSMNVEPSRAVFCSQLMTRKAIKNAVLAGCSTFVVESEKQVTDVMNASPEAEIILAVCLPYSTGEVPFGCSVDEIEEILDMAHLLGANVTGIYLELGLRATLEDYITSVHDARSIFETADQKFLTLRRVCFGNLSVPTGADGAVNNEFMSFCNSLNNVIDDLFESNIDFSASIGRFLVTNAFTLCTNVIGKRAMDAKFITNDDFDDGVGFVYQTNDGVYGSFGCKQMDIKPLCKPLDVENDSEEQLHFGTILGPTLDGTDVAQRLMKSRQLRVGEWLVWEQMGAFTIPVDSEHSVPPVYYYSGKECWQKLIHKDEQRRSPSPSVSDNEDIGSDGEGGYASSCEDSEAEMALEPLIEDLNEFF
- the azin-1 gene encoding AntiZyme INhibitor (Confirmed by transcript evidence;~Product from WormBase gene class azin) translates to MGSRSESLRRQLCSSIASRSAD